One Halarcobacter ebronensis genomic window carries:
- a CDS encoding dienelactone hydrolase family protein, whose protein sequence is MKKILSTIGFSAILLFANDGFVTYEVNGKKYEGYMSSPSKNAPLVFLVHDWDGITDYEVKRAKMLNEMGYATFAVDLYGKGIRPEKLEDKKRLTNDLYQDRAKMRELLFAGFEEAKKEGLNVNNAVGIGYCFGGAAILEFARAGVELKKFIPFHGGLATPKGEDYSKTKGEIVVFHGTADKVVSMQDFASLAMQLEEAGIKHEMLTYSGAPHAFTVFGAKSYNENADKASWKRFSEILEDTF, encoded by the coding sequence ATGAAAAAAATCTTATCAACAATTGGTTTTTCTGCAATTTTACTTTTTGCAAATGATGGGTTTGTAACTTATGAGGTTAATGGAAAAAAATATGAAGGTTATATGAGTTCCCCTTCAAAAAATGCTCCATTGGTTTTCCTTGTACATGATTGGGATGGGATAACTGATTATGAGGTAAAAAGAGCAAAAATGTTAAATGAGATGGGGTATGCAACTTTTGCAGTTGATCTGTATGGAAAAGGAATTAGACCTGAAAAGCTTGAAGATAAAAAGAGATTGACAAATGATCTTTATCAAGATAGAGCAAAAATGAGAGAGCTTTTGTTTGCTGGATTTGAAGAGGCAAAAAAAGAGGGATTAAATGTAAATAATGCAGTTGGTATTGGATATTGTTTTGGTGGAGCGGCAATTTTGGAGTTTGCAAGAGCGGGAGTTGAACTTAAAAAATTTATACCTTTTCATGGTGGACTTGCAACACCTAAAGGTGAAGATTATTCAAAAACTAAAGGTGAGATTGTAGTATTTCATGGAACAGCGGATAAAGTTGTAAGTATGCAGGATTTTGCCTCTTTGGCAATGCAACTTGAAGAAGCAGGAATAAAACATGAGATGTTAACTTATAGTGGGGCACCACATGCTTTTACAGTATTTGGTGCAAAAAGTTATAATGAAAATGCAGATAAAGCCTCATGGAAAAGATTTTCTGAGATTTTAGAAGATACTTTTTAA
- a CDS encoding response regulator, which yields MKENFLKELTIICAEDSNTIRSFMQEHMGKAFKNFYALKDGQKALEFYKILRLKNIKIDAIISDIHMPNMDGIELLKEIRKLDEKIPFIFTTAYLEKEYLLEAIKLQATEYIIKPIDIDSAIKKIEKECRFIKQQETIEKQKKELERYLEVIDTVANISKTDLHGNITYVNENFCNVSKYKKEELIGKPHSIVRHPDTPIEVFKEMWHTISLGKVWKGKIKNRAKDDSSYFVNTTIIPQYDEDGENIVEYIAIRFVITDEENERREFKKRVMHNMSESRKEKKKHEEYIKELESKIENQNREKGNKILENKLSSEKRKIEKLNSQILFYEEEMKILNEKTENIIAISNEKLKETYSYAKDLKNTNLQLNFDIKKVSMELKDKNRELIKIQNRVVEQNKIIENLRDVIEHREAQLSEKKKS from the coding sequence ATGAAAGAGAACTTTTTAAAAGAGCTGACAATTATTTGTGCAGAAGATTCAAATACAATTCGTAGCTTTATGCAAGAACACATGGGAAAAGCATTTAAAAACTTTTATGCTTTAAAGGATGGGCAAAAAGCTTTGGAATTTTATAAAATCCTTAGATTGAAAAATATAAAAATCGATGCAATAATTAGTGATATTCATATGCCAAATATGGATGGAATAGAATTATTAAAAGAGATTAGGAAATTAGATGAAAAGATCCCTTTTATTTTCACAACTGCATATCTTGAGAAAGAGTACCTTTTAGAGGCAATTAAACTACAAGCTACCGAATATATTATAAAACCAATTGATATAGATAGTGCAATAAAAAAAATTGAAAAAGAGTGTAGATTTATCAAACAACAAGAAACAATTGAAAAACAAAAAAAAGAGTTGGAAAGATATTTAGAAGTTATAGATACTGTTGCAAATATTTCAAAAACAGATTTGCATGGGAATATTACCTATGTAAATGAAAATTTTTGTAATGTATCCAAATACAAAAAAGAGGAATTAATAGGTAAACCACATAGTATAGTAAGACATCCAGATACTCCAATAGAGGTGTTTAAAGAGATGTGGCATACAATCTCATTGGGGAAAGTTTGGAAAGGGAAAATAAAAAACAGAGCAAAAGATGATTCCTCTTATTTTGTTAATACAACAATAATACCCCAATACGATGAGGATGGAGAAAATATAGTTGAATATATTGCAATAAGATTTGTAATTACTGATGAGGAAAATGAAAGACGAGAATTTAAAAAAAGAGTAATGCATAATATGTCCGAAAGTCGTAAAGAGAAAAAGAAACATGAGGAGTATATAAAAGAGTTAGAAAGTAAAATAGAAAATCAAAATAGGGAAAAAGGGAATAAAATTCTTGAAAATAAATTATCTAGTGAAAAAAGAAAAATTGAAAAACTAAATTCACAAATTCTATTTTATGAAGAAGAGATGAAAATCCTTAATGAAAAAACAGAAAATATAATTGCAATTTCAAATGAAAAACTTAAAGAGACTTATTCTTATGCAAAAGATCTAAAAAACACAAACCTTCAATTAAATTTTGATATTAAAAAAGTTTCAATGGAATTAAAAGATAAAAATCGTGAATTGATAAAAATACAAAATAGAGTTGTAGAACAAAACAAAATTATTGAAAATCTAAGGGATGTTATAGAACACAGGGAAGCTCAATTATCAGAGAAAAAGAAGAGTTAA
- the hcp gene encoding hydroxylamine reductase yields the protein MSMFCYQCEMSAPNGCGSTGANMGTCGKDENLSRLQDIMIFGLKGLSAYREHLNELKPNETKSVDDVISETLYFTLTNVNFNFQDHINQLMKVGRAGVEVMDKLSNAHTNKFGVPTPVKVNQNNVEGKAILVSGHNLEMLEKLLIATENRGINIYTHSEMLPAHGYPQLRKYSHLKGNVGKSWFDQVDLMKKFKGTFVVNTNCIVPPKKSADYLNRVFTYKIVGIEGATQIIDDNFDELIEKTLQCEDTNMNENLFLTTGHHYKTILTLAPQILKAVQDGKISQFFVIAGCDAPGKAGNYYRDLAENLPKDCVIITSSCGKFRFNDIDFGEIEGTGIPRYLDLGQCNDSNGAVEIAKAVSAALNTPINDLPISIVLSWMEQKAVIILLALFSLGIKNIYLGPKPPQFVNEDIFNFLAENFNLHLTGEAKEDLEKLLIKKVA from the coding sequence ATGAGTATGTTTTGTTATCAATGTGAAATGAGTGCACCAAACGGCTGTGGAAGTACAGGGGCAAATATGGGAACCTGTGGAAAAGATGAAAATCTATCTAGACTGCAAGATATAATGATATTTGGATTAAAAGGTCTTAGTGCTTATAGAGAGCATTTAAATGAGTTAAAACCAAATGAAACAAAAAGTGTTGATGATGTTATTAGTGAAACCCTATACTTTACCCTTACAAATGTAAATTTTAATTTTCAAGACCATATCAATCAACTAATGAAAGTTGGAAGGGCTGGTGTAGAAGTTATGGATAAACTATCAAATGCTCACACAAATAAATTTGGAGTTCCTACTCCTGTGAAAGTGAATCAAAACAATGTTGAAGGTAAAGCCATTTTAGTTAGTGGTCATAACTTGGAGATGTTGGAAAAACTTCTAATTGCTACAGAAAACAGAGGTATAAATATCTATACTCACTCTGAAATGCTTCCAGCTCATGGTTATCCACAACTTAGAAAATATTCACATTTAAAAGGTAATGTTGGAAAATCTTGGTTTGATCAAGTTGATTTAATGAAAAAATTTAAAGGTACATTTGTTGTAAATACAAACTGTATTGTTCCACCTAAAAAGAGTGCAGATTATCTAAATAGAGTTTTTACTTACAAAATTGTAGGAATTGAGGGTGCAACCCAAATTATCGATGATAATTTTGATGAGTTAATAGAAAAAACTCTTCAATGTGAAGATACAAATATGAATGAAAATCTGTTTCTTACAACGGGACACCATTATAAAACTATACTAACTCTTGCACCACAAATACTAAAAGCTGTTCAAGATGGAAAAATAAGTCAGTTTTTTGTAATAGCTGGGTGTGATGCTCCTGGAAAAGCTGGAAACTATTATAGAGATTTGGCAGAAAATCTTCCAAAAGATTGTGTAATTATTACATCAAGTTGTGGTAAATTTAGATTTAATGATATTGATTTTGGAGAGATTGAGGGAACTGGAATCCCAAGATATTTAGACTTAGGGCAATGTAATGATAGTAATGGTGCCGTTGAAATTGCAAAAGCAGTAAGTGCCGCACTAAATACACCAATTAATGATTTACCAATCTCAATTGTACTTTCATGGATGGAACAAAAGGCTGTTATTATACTTCTTGCTCTATTTAGTTTAGGTATTAAAAATATCTATCTTGGACCAAAACCTCCACAATTTGTAAATGAAGATATTTTCAATTTCCTTGCTGAAAATTTTAACTTACATCTAACAGGAGAAGCTAAAGAGGATTTAGAAAAACTTTTGATTAAAAAAGTTGCATAA
- a CDS encoding response regulator transcription factor has product MKVLILEDDESLLDLIKEILEDKGLEVACFKDGLEAYKNCFNGFDCFILDINVPNMDGLTLLKKIRLTDKWTPAIIISANSELENLKKAYSSGCNDFIKKPFYMYELEQKIQQWAPLEKSKKLINGFTYDIQTDTLFNEQKEALKLTQKERRFLFLLIKNENRITSSESIENYVWEGEKISSMALRSMVKRLRTKLPEGMIISHNFGYEIKTF; this is encoded by the coding sequence ATGAAAGTTTTAATATTAGAAGATGATGAAAGCCTATTAGACTTGATAAAAGAGATATTAGAAGATAAAGGCCTTGAAGTAGCGTGTTTTAAAGATGGACTAGAGGCTTATAAAAACTGCTTTAATGGGTTTGACTGTTTCATATTGGATATTAATGTTCCAAATATGGATGGACTTACTCTCTTAAAAAAAATTAGACTAACTGATAAATGGACTCCTGCTATTATTATTAGTGCAAATAGTGAATTGGAAAATCTAAAAAAAGCATATTCAAGTGGATGCAATGATTTTATAAAAAAACCTTTTTATATGTATGAATTAGAACAAAAAATACAGCAGTGGGCTCCTTTAGAAAAGAGCAAAAAACTTATTAATGGCTTTACTTATGATATTCAAACTGATACTTTGTTTAATGAACAAAAAGAGGCTTTAAAGCTTACACAAAAAGAGAGACGATTTTTATTTTTGTTAATTAAAAATGAAAATAGAATAACTTCTAGTGAATCTATAGAAAACTATGTTTGGGAAGGAGAAAAAATTAGTTCAATGGCACTTCGCTCAATGGTGAAGCGCCTTCGAACAAAACTTCCTGAAGGGATGATTATTTCACATAATTTCGGTTATGAGATTAAAACATTCTAA
- a CDS encoding molybdopterin-dependent oxidoreductase: MKSNMDRRTFLKTSSIAAAAVAQAQAIPLVGESLFNDKKGSFSASHFGAFTADVRNSRFEGVNAFEGDDYPSSLVNALPARTYAEDRILYPCVREDYLKNGYKSDKSKRGKDKFVRVSWDKALELVANEIKRTHKEYGDEAIYGGSYGWYCVGSLNNPQALLGRMLHITGGYTSRTCTYSTHAIRQITPYITGTDESTAKPTAYPVLIKSAECIVFWGADVVNTNQIAWGVPDHKTYKYLKELKEEAKKRGIKFYIIDPVYNNTGIYFDAEHIKINPTTDVALMLGIAHYLYTNKLHDEKFLRKCTYGFKQFKEYLLGNTEDKIEKTPKWASKICGVDEEVIEMLAKEFSSKRTMLMGGWATQRAHHGEQPNWMLITLASMLGQIGLPGGGYSCSYHYSGGGVPMPAAATGNAQSEKSINGSTGPTAEKGALSASPGLSGMGRKTKIDGPWKNNKVPVIPVSRIVECLENPGKEINFDGNIIKYPDIRMAYWAGGNPFHHHQDRNRMIKAYQKLETFVIQDAFWTATARMADIILPTTLEQERNDITKAHSNSYIFAMKQASEPYGEAKDDYDIFVELLKHFSEEHVHGFTEGRSKMDWIKYFYNTSYEKAKNSNVKMPTFDEFWEKGYCEFKTPEVAKKFVRFEDFRKNPIVNRLGTPSGKIEIFSKKIASYNYDNCKGHPMWFEPMEWLGSEKVDKYPLNLVSPHPKYRLHSQLNNTWLRHLEEVNGREPIWINSNDAKKRNIKNGDVVRIFNDRGQILGGAVVTDYIKEGAVRMQEGAWYDPSEAGEPGTLCRHGDVNVLIPDVGTSNLAQGNQATALVEIEKFEGEVPEIGIFKSPVIKGA, encoded by the coding sequence ATGAAAAGTAACATGGACAGAAGAACATTTCTGAAAACAAGTTCTATTGCAGCAGCTGCAGTGGCACAAGCTCAGGCGATACCTTTGGTGGGAGAATCTCTATTTAATGACAAGAAGGGAAGTTTCAGTGCTTCTCACTTTGGTGCTTTTACGGCTGATGTAAGAAATTCTCGATTTGAAGGAGTAAATGCATTTGAAGGAGATGATTATCCATCTTCTTTAGTTAATGCACTTCCTGCTCGTACATATGCAGAAGATAGAATCCTTTATCCTTGTGTTAGAGAGGATTATCTTAAAAATGGTTATAAAAGTGATAAATCAAAAAGAGGGAAAGATAAATTTGTAAGAGTTAGTTGGGACAAAGCATTAGAACTTGTTGCCAATGAGATAAAAAGAACTCATAAAGAGTACGGAGATGAGGCTATTTATGGTGGAAGTTATGGATGGTATTGTGTTGGATCTTTAAATAACCCTCAAGCATTACTTGGAAGAATGCTTCATATTACAGGTGGATATACATCAAGAACATGCACATATTCAACCCATGCAATTAGACAAATTACTCCATATATTACAGGTACAGATGAATCAACAGCAAAACCAACTGCATATCCAGTATTGATAAAAAGTGCCGAATGTATTGTTTTTTGGGGTGCAGATGTAGTTAATACAAACCAAATTGCTTGGGGTGTTCCTGATCATAAAACATACAAATATTTAAAAGAACTCAAAGAAGAGGCTAAAAAAAGAGGTATAAAATTTTATATCATTGATCCAGTGTATAACAATACAGGAATCTATTTTGATGCAGAACATATTAAAATAAATCCTACAACTGATGTTGCTTTAATGTTAGGGATTGCACACTATTTATATACAAATAAACTGCATGATGAAAAATTCTTACGAAAATGTACATATGGATTTAAACAATTCAAAGAGTATCTATTAGGTAATACAGAAGATAAAATTGAAAAAACTCCAAAATGGGCATCAAAAATTTGTGGAGTAGATGAAGAAGTTATTGAGATGTTAGCTAAAGAGTTCTCTTCTAAACGAACTATGTTAATGGGTGGTTGGGCTACTCAAAGGGCACACCATGGAGAACAACCAAACTGGATGTTAATTACTTTAGCTAGTATGTTAGGACAAATTGGACTTCCTGGTGGAGGTTATAGTTGTAGTTATCACTATTCTGGTGGTGGTGTTCCTATGCCAGCAGCTGCAACAGGAAATGCACAAAGTGAAAAATCTATAAATGGTTCAACTGGACCAACAGCAGAAAAAGGTGCTTTATCTGCATCTCCTGGACTTTCAGGAATGGGTAGAAAAACAAAAATTGATGGGCCATGGAAAAACAATAAAGTGCCAGTTATTCCTGTATCAAGAATTGTTGAGTGTTTAGAAAATCCTGGAAAAGAGATTAATTTTGATGGTAATATCATTAAATATCCGGATATAAGAATGGCATATTGGGCAGGAGGAAATCCTTTCCATCATCATCAAGACAGAAATAGAATGATTAAAGCATACCAAAAACTTGAAACTTTTGTTATTCAAGATGCTTTCTGGACTGCTACAGCTAGAATGGCAGATATTATTCTTCCCACTACATTAGAACAAGAGAGAAATGATATTACAAAAGCGCACTCAAACAGTTATATTTTTGCCATGAAACAAGCCTCTGAACCTTATGGAGAAGCAAAAGATGATTACGATATTTTTGTAGAGTTGTTAAAACACTTCTCAGAGGAACATGTACATGGTTTTACCGAAGGAAGAAGTAAAATGGATTGGATAAAATATTTTTATAATACTTCATATGAAAAAGCAAAAAATTCAAATGTAAAAATGCCTACATTTGATGAGTTCTGGGAAAAAGGTTATTGTGAATTTAAAACACCAGAAGTTGCAAAAAAATTTGTTAGATTTGAAGATTTTAGAAAAAATCCAATAGTTAATAGACTTGGTACACCATCAGGAAAAATCGAAATTTTCTCTAAAAAAATTGCAAGTTACAACTACGATAATTGTAAAGGTCACCCAATGTGGTTTGAACCAATGGAGTGGTTAGGGTCTGAAAAAGTTGATAAATATCCATTGAATCTTGTCTCTCCACACCCAAAATATAGACTTCACTCACAATTAAATAATACGTGGTTAAGACACCTTGAAGAGGTTAATGGAAGAGAACCTATTTGGATTAACTCTAATGATGCTAAAAAACGAAATATAAAAAATGGAGATGTGGTTAGAATCTTCAATGATAGAGGACAAATCTTAGGTGGAGCTGTTGTTACTGATTATATAAAAGAGGGAGCTGTTAGAATGCAAGAGGGAGCTTGGTATGATCCAAGTGAAGCTGGAGAACCAGGAACACTTTGTAGACACGGAGATGTTAATGTGCTTATTCCAGATGTAGGTACGTCAAATCTTGCTCAAGGAAATCAAGCGACTGCCTTAGTTGAGATTGAAAAATTTGAAGGAGAAGTGCCAGAAATTGGTATCTTTAAATCTCCTGTTATTAAAGGAGCTTAA
- a CDS encoding LysR family transcriptional regulator gives MKITIDDLEAFIAVADFESFNLAANELGITQPALSRRIKKLEDTLGAKLLDRTTRKISVSIVGEEFIIEARRMLEEFNKSIDDVQELIKTRTGSISLTTNMTIANSILPDIVCDFKNANPNIRLRISQDSSPEAIKKVLRRECEFAIAQFSQDDPNIEFEPLINDSFVMICNKNHPLAKKKKIEWEDFESYNFLKLGSNSRTMNILKNELGEKINYLKGDIEVEQFSALIGLVEKNLGVSAIPSLAKFKRPEIDIITRPIDNPTVSRMLGIITYKGRSLSPASKVFCSLIKEKIKNLKR, from the coding sequence ATGAAAATTACAATTGATGATTTAGAAGCTTTTATAGCTGTTGCCGATTTTGAGAGTTTTAATTTGGCTGCCAATGAGCTTGGTATAACCCAACCAGCTCTATCAAGAAGAATAAAAAAACTTGAAGATACTTTGGGAGCTAAACTTTTGGATAGAACAACAAGAAAAATAAGTGTAAGTATTGTTGGGGAAGAGTTTATTATAGAAGCAAGAAGAATGCTTGAAGAGTTTAATAAATCAATTGATGATGTACAAGAGTTAATAAAAACAAGAACAGGTTCTATTTCATTAACCACAAATATGACAATTGCAAATTCTATTTTACCTGATATTGTTTGTGATTTTAAAAACGCAAATCCAAATATTCGTCTAAGAATTAGTCAAGACTCTAGCCCTGAAGCAATAAAAAAAGTTTTAAGACGTGAATGTGAATTTGCCATTGCACAGTTTAGTCAAGATGATCCAAATATAGAGTTTGAACCACTAATAAATGATAGTTTTGTAATGATTTGTAATAAAAATCATCCTTTAGCAAAAAAGAAAAAAATAGAATGGGAAGATTTTGAATCATATAATTTTTTAAAGTTAGGTTCAAATAGTAGAACAATGAATATTTTAAAAAATGAGTTAGGAGAAAAAATAAATTACCTAAAAGGGGATATTGAAGTTGAACAATTTAGTGCCCTAATAGGATTAGTAGAAAAAAATCTAGGGGTTTCCGCAATACCCTCTTTAGCAAAATTTAAAAGACCTGAAATTGATATAATAACACGTCCAATTGATAATCCAACTGTAAGTAGAATGCTTGGAATAATTACTTATAAAGGTCGTTCTTTATCCCCTGCAAGTAAAGTTTTCTGTAGCTTAATAAAAGAAAAAATTAAAAATTTAAAACGATAA